In Pseudophryne corroboree isolate aPseCor3 chromosome 7, aPseCor3.hap2, whole genome shotgun sequence, a single window of DNA contains:
- the TMEM37 gene encoding voltage-dependent calcium channel gamma-like subunit — translation MTAIGVQQLQKTMKPQLRSRMFFETFLRVMITLSAGSAIVLSSISVCDGQWLSSPGEQLFGVWDTCRKDAGPQCSQEMAQLSRVMVVVRTTVTLAVVLAIFGLELLMVSQLCDDGHSRKKWNMGSVLLLVSFFLSAIGTLTYVFYLSSYTIHSSFTLTFWSQFLGVFLFFLNGSSGLYFNHLIA, via the exons ATGACAGCCATAGGGGTGCAG cAACTGCAGAAGACCATGAAGCCCCAGCTCAGGTCTCGGATGTTCTTTGAGACGTTCCTGCGTGTCATGATCACATTGAGCGCCGGGTCAGCCATAGTCCTGTCATCGATCTCAGTGTGTGATGGTCAGTGGCTCTCCTCCCCTGGGGAACAGCTGTTCGGAGTATGGGACACGTGCAGGAAGGATGCGGGGCCACAGTGCAGCCAGGAGATGGCCCAGCTAAGCAGAGTCATGGTCGTGGTTCGGACAACAGTAACTTTGGCTGTAGTCCTGGCAATATTTGGACTTGAGTTGCTTATGGTTTCCCAGCTCTGTGATGACGGTCATTCCCGCAAGAAGTGGAATATGGGATCTGTGTTGCTTCTAGTCTCTTTCTTCCTCTCCGCAATAGGAACCCTGACCTATGTCTTCTACCTGAGCAGCTACACCATCCATAGCTCTTTCACACTGACCTTCTGGAGCCAGTTCCTGGGAGTTTTCCTCTTTTTCCTGAATGGCTCCAGTGGACTTTACTTCAACCATCTAATTGCATGA